A window of the Natronomonas salina genome harbors these coding sequences:
- a CDS encoding NAD(P)/FAD-dependent oxidoreductase: MTDHYQVTVVGGGPAGLTTALYTTRLGHDTAVVNRGGGRAAMMLDTHNVIGVTEDVSGNEFLETAIEQVQAYGADYFRDYVSDVEPTDEGFRVDVSDGAFTTDHVVLATGFTDERPDPPLPRTGRGLHYCLHCDAYMFVDEPVFVMGTGDSAAYVAMIMLNFTPEVDVLTRGDDPQWSEETAVMLENHPVDVIHEDISAMENDDDGWLRAFEFEDGTRREYRGGFPMYGSDYNTELAESLGVELNDDGTIAVDDHGRTSVDGVYAVGDVTPGHNQIPVAMGEGARCGIGNHYDLRAFPRSLDDIEEQGSVTADDVPGISDRLRERAHAHEGGPGGDPAAATDDD, translated from the coding sequence ATGACCGACCACTACCAGGTGACCGTCGTCGGCGGCGGCCCCGCCGGGCTGACGACGGCGCTGTACACGACGCGTCTCGGCCACGACACCGCGGTCGTCAACCGCGGCGGCGGCCGCGCGGCGATGATGCTCGACACGCACAACGTCATCGGCGTCACCGAGGACGTCTCGGGCAACGAGTTCCTCGAGACCGCCATCGAGCAGGTCCAGGCCTACGGCGCCGACTACTTCCGCGACTACGTCTCCGACGTCGAGCCGACCGACGAGGGGTTCCGCGTCGACGTCAGCGACGGCGCGTTCACGACCGACCACGTGGTCCTGGCGACCGGCTTCACCGACGAGCGTCCCGACCCGCCGCTGCCCCGCACGGGCCGCGGCCTCCACTACTGTCTCCACTGCGACGCCTACATGTTCGTCGACGAGCCGGTGTTCGTGATGGGCACCGGCGACTCCGCCGCCTACGTCGCGATGATCATGCTCAACTTCACGCCGGAGGTCGACGTCCTGACCCGCGGCGACGACCCGCAGTGGTCCGAGGAGACCGCGGTGATGCTCGAGAACCACCCCGTCGACGTGATCCACGAGGACATCTCCGCCATGGAGAACGACGACGACGGCTGGCTGCGGGCCTTCGAGTTCGAGGACGGGACGCGCCGCGAGTACCGCGGCGGCTTCCCGATGTACGGCTCCGACTACAACACCGAACTCGCCGAGTCCCTCGGCGTCGAACTCAACGACGACGGGACCATCGCCGTCGACGACCACGGCCGGACGAGCGTCGACGGCGTCTACGCCGTCGGCGACGTCACGCCGGGCCACAACCAGATCCCCGTCGCGATGGGCGAGGGCGCCCGCTGCGGCATCGGCAACCACTACGACCTCCGGGCCTTCCCCCGCTCGCTCGACGACATCGAGGAGCAGGGCTCCGTCACCGCCGACGACGTCCCCGGCATCTCCGACCGTCTCCGCGAGCGCGCCCACGCGCACGAGGGCGGGCCGGGCGGCGATCCGGCGGCGGCCACCGACGACGACTGA
- a CDS encoding phosphate signaling complex PhoU family protein: protein METRKVQRLGPSTLAMTLPAEWAAAQDVEKGDEVSLRMGSKGTLTVMPESVQQEESEAVIHAQNLDADAVERAIVAQYVLGRRIIHVEVEDGGTLDSAQINAVYNAETQLMGLGVIEETPERIAIRCSVDPEDFTLDNLLERLESTGSTMRNEAIKALAHGNPDLAQRALNRERQANKIFVLLLRLIFTAYQNPNLARAVGLDSGFPLIGYRSIAKNLELTADNAEDIAEIVLETEGHSLNVDQATMRRIREFTDQVNEITELGVRAAVERDYDMAIETRQKFAEVRNREIEILDDLEEMSNEDLLRVREVLVSLGQTAQYAVRNAEIATNLALNEESEHVTIQ from the coding sequence ATGGAAACACGCAAAGTGCAGCGGCTTGGGCCGTCGACGCTGGCGATGACCCTCCCCGCCGAGTGGGCCGCCGCCCAGGACGTCGAGAAAGGCGACGAGGTGTCGCTGCGGATGGGCAGCAAGGGGACGCTCACCGTCATGCCGGAGTCGGTCCAGCAGGAGGAGAGCGAGGCGGTCATCCACGCCCAGAACCTCGACGCCGACGCCGTCGAGCGCGCCATCGTCGCCCAGTACGTGCTGGGCCGCCGCATCATCCACGTCGAGGTCGAGGACGGCGGCACCCTCGACTCCGCGCAGATCAACGCGGTCTATAACGCCGAGACGCAGCTGATGGGCCTCGGCGTCATCGAGGAGACGCCCGAGCGCATCGCCATCCGCTGTTCGGTCGACCCCGAGGACTTCACCCTCGACAACCTCCTGGAGCGCCTGGAGTCCACCGGCTCGACGATGCGGAACGAGGCCATCAAGGCGCTCGCGCACGGCAACCCCGACCTCGCCCAGCGCGCGCTCAACCGCGAGCGGCAGGCCAACAAGATCTTCGTCCTGCTCCTGCGCCTCATCTTCACCGCCTACCAGAACCCCAACCTCGCCCGCGCCGTCGGCCTCGACTCCGGCTTCCCGCTCATCGGCTACCGCTCCATCGCCAAGAACCTCGAACTGACAGCCGACAACGCCGAGGACATCGCCGAGATCGTCCTCGAGACCGAGGGCCACTCACTGAACGTCGACCAGGCGACGATGCGCCGCATCCGGGAGTTCACCGACCAGGTCAACGAGATCACCGAACTCGGCGTCCGCGCCGCCGTCGAGCGCGACTACGACATGGCCATCGAGACCCGCCAGAAGTTCGCCGAGGTCCGCAACCGAGAGATCGAGATCCTCGACGACCTCGAGGAGATGTCCAACGAGGACCTCCTCCGCGTGCGAGAGGTACTCGTCAGCCTCGGCCAGACCGCCCAGTACGCCGTCCGGAACGCCGAGATCGCGACGAACCTCGCGCTCAACGAGGAGAGCGAGCACGTGACGATTCAATAG
- a CDS encoding DUF7528 family protein, with translation MTANTDADTVFLTVDGAEHELSREEANQLAEAIGDALESREEFFRTAGEYRADGTYVVSRRAAESAGNRKVFESFDRLERLYERLPETFDADAVGRTGITGSRRHMVVRHFAEHPSFECRTVSRNPLRVRKETGTSAKAGDGETAAAD, from the coding sequence ATTACCGCAAATACCGACGCAGACACGGTCTTCCTGACCGTCGACGGCGCCGAACACGAGTTATCCCGCGAGGAAGCGAACCAGCTAGCCGAGGCCATCGGCGACGCCCTGGAGTCTCGCGAGGAGTTCTTCCGCACCGCGGGGGAGTACCGCGCCGACGGCACGTACGTCGTCTCTCGGCGGGCGGCCGAGTCGGCGGGTAACCGGAAGGTCTTCGAGTCGTTCGACCGCCTGGAGCGGCTCTACGAGCGGTTACCCGAGACCTTCGATGCCGACGCGGTGGGTCGGACGGGCATCACGGGCTCCCGTCGACACATGGTCGTCCGGCACTTCGCCGAGCACCCGTCGTTCGAGTGCCGGACGGTCTCGCGAAATCCGCTGCGGGTACGGAAGGAGACCGGGACATCCGCAAAAGCAGGTGATGGGGAGACCGCCGCTGCGGATTGA
- a CDS encoding LEA type 2 family protein — protein MTTDRGLLGVAKLKVAAAVVGVLVASLVGAFAVGAVGAPSVVGVENRFGDVTDETTVIHTDLVVHNPNPVGVQLGDTEIDYTVRMNDVPMAEGGGVGLDVDTGNSTQAFTSEMNNTRIPPWWKSHVNNGERTVVSINATVETSVLGNREFDVTQQREIETDLIGQFNSNETRPVETENPPPTASNPILYVNRTSAAWGQATERETPIDMEFEVYNPQVEPYVITEVGYEITMNDVQVGEGRSEGSYVIPGGGTETLETRTLMQNQRLDDWWVTHLRNDQVTDLRIEFYALVELPTGNTVRVPLDELTYEETIETDIFGTKNQTNGGGEADANADDGDSDSATPTPTDDETPTPSDSTTTPTATAAEDDDIGL, from the coding sequence ATGACCACCGACCGTGGATTGCTCGGGGTCGCGAAACTGAAGGTCGCGGCCGCCGTCGTCGGCGTGCTCGTCGCCTCGCTGGTGGGCGCGTTCGCCGTCGGCGCCGTCGGCGCGCCGTCTGTGGTGGGCGTCGAGAACCGCTTCGGGGACGTGACCGACGAGACGACGGTGATCCACACCGACCTCGTCGTGCACAACCCCAACCCCGTCGGCGTCCAGCTCGGCGACACGGAGATCGACTACACGGTCCGGATGAACGACGTGCCGATGGCCGAGGGCGGCGGCGTCGGCCTCGACGTCGACACCGGCAACTCCACCCAGGCGTTCACCTCCGAGATGAACAACACGCGGATCCCGCCATGGTGGAAGAGCCACGTGAACAACGGCGAGCGGACCGTCGTCTCGATCAACGCCACCGTCGAGACGTCCGTCCTCGGGAACCGCGAGTTCGACGTCACCCAGCAGCGGGAGATCGAGACCGACCTCATCGGCCAGTTCAACTCCAACGAGACCCGGCCCGTGGAGACCGAGAACCCGCCGCCGACGGCGAGCAACCCGATACTCTACGTCAACCGCACCAGCGCCGCCTGGGGGCAGGCCACCGAGCGGGAGACGCCCATCGACATGGAGTTCGAGGTGTACAACCCGCAGGTCGAGCCGTACGTGATCACCGAGGTCGGCTACGAGATCACGATGAACGACGTGCAGGTCGGCGAGGGCCGCTCGGAGGGCTCCTACGTCATCCCCGGCGGCGGCACGGAGACCCTCGAGACGCGCACCCTGATGCAGAACCAGCGGCTCGACGACTGGTGGGTGACCCACCTCCGCAACGACCAGGTGACGGACCTCCGCATCGAGTTCTACGCGCTCGTGGAGCTGCCGACGGGCAACACCGTCCGCGTCCCGCTGGACGAACTCACCTACGAGGAGACCATCGAGACGGACATCTTCGGTACGAAGAACCAGACGAACGGCGGCGGTGAGGCCGACGCGAACGCCGACGACGGTGACAGTGACTCTGCGACACCGACGCCGACGGACGACGAGACGCCGACACCTTCCGATTCGACGACAACTCCGACCGCCACCGCCGCCGAGGACGACGATATCGGTCTCTGA
- a CDS encoding DUF7525 family protein: METVTMSDKGVALPLVFGAIAVIAAVGLTVFGFTGDQVAAGYSFALAMLAGSLSVAAYHVYP; this comes from the coding sequence ATGGAGACCGTCACGATGTCGGACAAGGGTGTCGCGCTGCCGCTGGTGTTCGGGGCCATCGCCGTCATTGCGGCCGTCGGACTGACCGTGTTCGGGTTCACCGGCGACCAGGTCGCCGCCGGCTACTCGTTCGCCCTCGCGATGCTGGCCGGGTCGCTGTCAGTCGCGGCCTACCACGTCTACCCCTGA
- a CDS encoding DUF7123 family protein, producing the protein MSDLSDEDERILSHLRERAQGGDRYFRAKHVAEAIGLTAKQVGARLPRLAEHSEDVDIEKWSRARSTTWRVTPE; encoded by the coding sequence ATGAGCGACCTGAGCGACGAAGACGAGCGGATCCTCTCGCACCTGCGCGAGCGCGCCCAGGGCGGCGACCGCTACTTCCGCGCGAAGCACGTCGCCGAGGCCATCGGCCTGACGGCCAAGCAGGTCGGCGCGCGCCTGCCGCGGCTCGCCGAGCACTCCGAGGACGTCGACATCGAGAAGTGGTCGCGTGCGCGCTCGACGACCTGGCGCGTCACCCCGGAGTGA
- a CDS encoding CoxG family protein codes for MTVRVERVFELPAPPEEVWAFIADPEKRARSISVVEDFETTGDRKATWQVRLPIPRMKKTISVETEDVQRDEPTFVKFVGRSKGMDVQGEHTLEETDGGTRLTNRFVVDGKLPGVETYFKRKLDGELANLEAAIREDLAR; via the coding sequence ATGACCGTCCGCGTCGAGCGCGTCTTCGAGTTGCCGGCCCCGCCCGAGGAGGTCTGGGCGTTCATCGCCGACCCCGAGAAGCGCGCCCGCTCGATCAGCGTCGTGGAGGACTTCGAGACGACCGGCGACCGCAAAGCCACCTGGCAGGTCCGCCTGCCGATCCCCCGGATGAAGAAGACGATCAGCGTCGAGACCGAGGACGTCCAGCGGGACGAGCCGACCTTCGTGAAGTTCGTCGGCCGCTCGAAGGGGATGGACGTCCAGGGCGAGCACACCCTCGAGGAGACCGACGGCGGCACGCGGCTGACCAACCGCTTCGTCGTCGACGGGAAGCTCCCCGGCGTCGAGACGTACTTCAAGCGGAAGCTCGACGGCGAACTCGCGAACCTGGAGGCGGCCATCCGCGAGGACCTGGCGAGATGA
- a CDS encoding nitrilase-related carbon-nitrogen hydrolase, producing MRLALAQVEVRPADVDGNLERAVDAVAEAAAEGADCVALPEIFDVGYFAFDAYARHAEPLGGETHRTIAEAAVEHDVAVLAGTVVEDLEASAAAGEAVPADEGLANTAVLFDADGERRLVYRKHHLFGYDSAEAQLLVPGERLPTADLLGHTVGVTTCYDLRFPELYRSLVDQGATMALVPSAWPYPRVEHWKLLPRARALENLMYVGAANGSASFDDASLVGRSTVYDPWGTPVATSDDDPTVVYADCDPDRVAAVREEFPALRDRR from the coding sequence ATGAGGCTCGCGCTCGCCCAGGTCGAGGTCCGGCCCGCCGACGTCGACGGCAACCTCGAGCGCGCCGTCGACGCCGTCGCCGAGGCGGCGGCCGAGGGAGCCGACTGCGTCGCCCTCCCCGAGATATTCGACGTGGGCTACTTCGCCTTCGACGCCTACGCCCGCCACGCCGAGCCGCTGGGCGGGGAGACCCACCGGACCATCGCCGAGGCGGCCGTCGAACACGACGTCGCGGTCCTCGCCGGGACCGTCGTCGAAGACCTCGAAGCCTCCGCCGCAGCCGGCGAAGCGGTCCCGGCCGACGAGGGCCTGGCCAACACCGCCGTGCTCTTCGACGCCGACGGCGAGCGGCGGCTCGTCTACCGGAAGCACCACCTCTTCGGCTACGACTCCGCGGAGGCTCAACTCCTCGTTCCGGGGGAGCGACTCCCCACCGCGGACCTCCTCGGCCACACCGTCGGCGTCACGACCTGCTACGACCTCCGGTTCCCGGAACTCTACCGGAGCCTGGTCGACCAGGGCGCGACGATGGCGCTCGTCCCCAGCGCCTGGCCGTACCCCCGTGTCGAGCACTGGAAGCTGCTGCCGCGCGCCCGCGCGCTGGAGAATCTGATGTACGTCGGAGCCGCGAACGGCTCGGCCTCCTTCGACGACGCGTCCCTCGTGGGCCGCTCGACCGTCTACGACCCCTGGGGGACGCCCGTGGCGACGTCCGACGACGACCCGACCGTCGTCTACGCGGACTGCGACCCCGACCGGGTGGCCGCGGTCCGCGAGGAGTTCCCCGCCCTCCGCGACCGGCGATAA
- a CDS encoding aldehyde dehydrogenase family protein, with the protein MAEHDHYVDGEWVAGGGDDFESVNPANGEVLGTFPRGTEADVEDAVAAADEAFETWRDLSYVDRAEYLWEIYHELRDRHEELGEIVTKECGKEISEGKADVTEAWHMVEWAAGNARHPHGDIVPSEIAAKDAYMRRKPRGVVGCITPWNFPVAIPFWHMAVSLVEGNTVVWKPAEQTPWCGQIIAEMFDDTGIPDGVFNMVQGFGDAGAAIVDGDVDTVMFTGSAEVGHGVAQEVARDPSKNVSTEMGGKNAVVITDEADLDIAVHSAVMSSFKTTGQRCVSSERLIVHADVYDEFKERFVELAETVSVGDPLEEDTFMGPVVDESQVEKFHRYNDLVRKEGVNVLVDRADLDDAEIPDGHEEGYWVGPFVYETEYDPELRCLKEEVFGPHVALVEYEGDVDRAIEIHNDVPYGLAGAVVSEDYRQINRYRDRAEVGLAYGNLPCIGAEVQLPFGGVKHSGQGAPHAREAIEAVTERTAWTLNNSSDIEMAQGLSADIKTED; encoded by the coding sequence ATGGCCGAGCACGACCACTACGTCGACGGCGAGTGGGTCGCCGGAGGCGGCGACGACTTCGAGAGCGTGAACCCGGCGAACGGCGAGGTCCTCGGGACGTTCCCGCGCGGGACCGAGGCCGACGTCGAGGACGCGGTCGCGGCCGCCGACGAGGCCTTCGAGACCTGGCGGGACCTCTCGTACGTCGATCGCGCGGAGTACCTCTGGGAGATCTACCACGAGCTCCGGGACCGCCACGAGGAGCTCGGCGAGATCGTGACCAAGGAGTGCGGCAAGGAGATCAGCGAGGGGAAGGCCGACGTGACCGAGGCCTGGCACATGGTCGAGTGGGCCGCCGGGAACGCTCGCCACCCCCACGGTGACATCGTCCCGAGCGAGATCGCGGCGAAGGACGCCTACATGCGGCGGAAACCGCGCGGTGTCGTGGGGTGTATCACGCCGTGGAACTTCCCGGTGGCCATCCCGTTCTGGCACATGGCCGTCTCGCTCGTCGAGGGCAACACCGTCGTCTGGAAGCCCGCCGAGCAGACGCCGTGGTGCGGACAGATCATCGCGGAGATGTTCGACGACACCGGTATCCCGGACGGCGTGTTCAACATGGTCCAGGGCTTCGGCGACGCCGGCGCCGCCATCGTCGACGGTGACGTGGACACCGTCATGTTCACCGGCAGCGCGGAGGTCGGCCACGGCGTCGCCCAGGAGGTCGCCCGTGACCCCTCGAAGAACGTCTCCACCGAGATGGGCGGGAAGAACGCCGTCGTCATCACAGACGAGGCCGACCTCGACATCGCCGTCCACTCGGCAGTCATGTCCAGCTTCAAGACGACGGGGCAGCGCTGCGTCTCCAGCGAGCGGCTCATCGTCCACGCGGACGTCTACGACGAGTTCAAGGAGCGGTTCGTCGAACTCGCCGAGACGGTCTCGGTCGGCGACCCCCTCGAGGAGGACACCTTCATGGGACCGGTCGTCGACGAGAGCCAGGTCGAGAAGTTCCACCGCTACAACGACCTCGTCCGGAAGGAGGGCGTGAACGTCCTCGTCGACCGCGCGGATCTCGACGACGCGGAGATCCCCGACGGCCACGAGGAGGGGTACTGGGTCGGGCCGTTCGTCTACGAGACCGAGTACGACCCCGAACTCCGGTGTCTGAAGGAGGAGGTCTTCGGTCCACACGTCGCGCTCGTCGAGTACGAGGGCGACGTCGACCGCGCCATCGAGATCCACAACGACGTCCCCTACGGGCTGGCCGGCGCCGTCGTCAGCGAGGACTACCGCCAGATTAACCGGTACCGGGACCGCGCGGAGGTCGGCCTCGCCTACGGCAACCTCCCCTGTATCGGCGCGGAGGTCCAGTTGCCCTTCGGCGGCGTCAAGCACTCCGGGCAGGGCGCCCCCCACGCCCGCGAGGCCATCGAGGCGGTCACCGAGCGCACCGCGTGGACGCTGAACAACTCCTCGGACATCGAGATGGCACAGGGCCTCTCCGCCGACATCAAGACCGAGGACTAG
- a CDS encoding DUF5797 family protein has protein sequence MTLSEEAESRLADLVALQPTKNGELQDRWDMESGSEVHQYLESELKDYYYRDENSLICATPEAAEIVGIDVDEEVLRVPELQARIVDVLAGPEEEPQSVVSVLHDLEDAGFDSETDAVRSALRSLEDRGVVEIVQKTVPTFRLAVERDTLTVEVLDDPAEA, from the coding sequence ATGACACTCTCGGAGGAGGCCGAATCGCGCCTCGCGGACCTGGTCGCGCTGCAGCCGACGAAGAACGGCGAACTGCAGGACCGCTGGGACATGGAGAGCGGCAGCGAGGTCCACCAGTACCTCGAGTCCGAGCTGAAGGACTACTACTACCGCGACGAGAACAGCCTCATCTGCGCGACGCCGGAGGCGGCCGAGATCGTGGGGATCGACGTCGACGAGGAGGTCCTCCGCGTGCCGGAACTGCAGGCCCGCATCGTCGACGTCCTGGCCGGCCCCGAGGAGGAGCCCCAGAGCGTCGTCTCGGTCCTCCACGACCTCGAGGACGCTGGTTTCGACTCCGAGACCGACGCCGTCCGGTCGGCGCTGCGGAGCCTCGAGGACCGCGGCGTCGTCGAGATCGTCCAGAAGACCGTCCCGACGTTCCGGCTGGCCGTCGAGCGCGACACGCTCACCGTCGAGGTCCTCGACGACCCCGCCGAAGCGTAA
- a CDS encoding MFS transporter, translating to MFGTDRRVVVLALARMADAVANSFLIIVLPLYIASGDLPMPGYEGTSVLGIPLTEELLIGVALSLFGFFNSFSQPFTGRLSDRTARRKVYILFGLLVLAAMSVAYALVDSYEALLVVRALQGVGGAFVIPTTIALVNDLARSDAERGGNFGVFNTFRLIGFGFGPIVAGLVVQGGPYALAPGATLSGFNAAFGVAVVGALVSFTLVLVLIEEPEMAAADASDELSVAVLADEAPNRTLDPVFVLGVATLFMAISIALFATLQEPINSRLGQGPTWFGVQFSAVVIANVLLQVPIGRAADRVGRKPFLVVGLVVLAPAVLAQGLVRSPWTMLVVRLLHGVSVAMVFAPALAVAGDLAKEGQSGTTLSVLTMAFGFGTAIGPLASGVLYGYGFVTPFAIGAALAVVALLLVVTQVEETLEGATFEWGPPWRSG from the coding sequence ATGTTCGGGACGGACCGCCGTGTCGTCGTGCTGGCGCTGGCGCGGATGGCAGACGCCGTCGCGAACTCGTTTCTCATCATCGTCCTGCCGTTGTACATCGCCAGCGGTGACCTCCCGATGCCGGGCTACGAGGGGACGTCGGTACTCGGCATTCCGCTGACCGAGGAGCTGCTCATCGGGGTCGCGCTGTCGCTGTTCGGCTTCTTCAACAGCTTCAGTCAGCCGTTCACCGGACGGCTCTCCGACCGGACGGCCAGGCGGAAGGTGTACATCCTCTTCGGGCTGCTCGTCCTCGCCGCGATGAGCGTCGCCTACGCGCTCGTCGACAGCTACGAGGCGCTGCTCGTCGTCCGGGCGCTGCAGGGCGTCGGCGGCGCGTTCGTCATCCCGACGACCATCGCCTTGGTGAACGACCTCGCCCGCAGCGACGCCGAGCGCGGCGGCAACTTCGGCGTGTTCAACACCTTCCGGCTCATCGGCTTCGGCTTCGGCCCCATCGTCGCGGGTCTGGTCGTCCAGGGCGGCCCGTACGCGCTCGCCCCCGGCGCGACGCTGTCGGGGTTCAACGCCGCCTTCGGCGTCGCCGTCGTCGGCGCCCTCGTGAGCTTCACGCTCGTGCTGGTGCTCATCGAGGAGCCGGAGATGGCGGCGGCCGACGCCTCCGACGAGCTCTCCGTCGCCGTCCTCGCCGACGAGGCCCCGAACCGGACCCTCGACCCCGTGTTCGTCCTCGGCGTCGCGACGCTGTTCATGGCCATCAGCATCGCGCTCTTCGCGACGCTGCAGGAGCCGATCAACAGCCGACTCGGTCAGGGACCGACCTGGTTCGGCGTCCAGTTCTCCGCGGTCGTCATCGCCAACGTCCTGCTGCAGGTGCCCATCGGCCGCGCCGCCGACCGCGTCGGCCGGAAGCCGTTCCTCGTCGTCGGGCTGGTCGTCCTCGCGCCCGCGGTGCTCGCCCAGGGGCTCGTCCGCTCGCCGTGGACGATGCTCGTGGTCCGGCTCCTCCACGGCGTCTCCGTGGCGATGGTGTTCGCCCCCGCCCTCGCCGTCGCCGGGGACCTCGCCAAGGAGGGGCAGTCCGGGACGACGCTGTCGGTGCTGACGATGGCCTTCGGGTTCGGCACCGCCATCGGCCCGCTCGCCTCGGGCGTCCTCTACGGGTACGGTTTCGTGACACCGTTCGCGATCGGGGCCGCATTGGCCGTGGTCGCGCTCCTGCTGGTGGTCACCCAGGTCGAGGAGACCCTCGAGGGGGCGACCTTCGAGTGGGGGCCGCCGTGGCGCAGCGGCTGA
- a CDS encoding transcription factor S yields the protein MEFCDECGSMMHSDDGLWVCSSCDHEKARDEATEAAMTTTQGQDTDSGPVDMSEVDDSEIGPTTKVKCPECGHDRARYEMKQIRAADESETRFFTCVECDHKWREDDH from the coding sequence ATGGAATTCTGCGACGAGTGCGGGTCGATGATGCACAGCGACGACGGGCTGTGGGTCTGTAGCTCCTGCGACCACGAGAAGGCCCGCGACGAGGCGACGGAGGCCGCGATGACGACGACACAGGGTCAGGACACCGACAGCGGCCCGGTCGACATGTCCGAGGTCGACGACTCCGAGATCGGACCGACGACGAAGGTCAAGTGCCCCGAGTGCGGACACGACCGCGCCCGCTACGAGATGAAGCAGATCCGCGCCGCCGACGAGTCCGAGACGCGCTTCTTCACCTGCGTCGAGTGCGACCACAAGTGGCGCGAGGACGACCACTGA
- a CDS encoding GNAT family N-acetyltransferase, protein MEIRRLEDADDVRAVARVNASAWRAAYDGVVDDEVLAGLDFEPPSEQIAERLDAWRGEPGVFLVAESDGTVVGYADFRWGEQTKAFVGDDDAGLKAIYVHPERWGEGVGTALLERGLDELPDDIRWLRLETLAENEAAKRFYEARGFERTGAAEAKIGNESYPTTVYTLER, encoded by the coding sequence ATGGAGATCCGACGGCTCGAAGACGCCGACGACGTCAGAGCGGTCGCTCGCGTCAACGCGAGCGCGTGGCGGGCGGCCTACGACGGCGTCGTCGACGACGAAGTGCTGGCGGGACTTGACTTCGAACCGCCGTCCGAGCAGATCGCCGAACGGCTCGACGCCTGGCGAGGCGAGCCGGGCGTGTTCCTCGTCGCCGAATCCGACGGTACCGTCGTCGGGTACGCCGACTTCCGCTGGGGCGAGCAGACGAAGGCCTTCGTCGGGGACGATGATGCTGGCCTCAAGGCCATCTACGTCCACCCGGAGCGGTGGGGTGAGGGCGTCGGCACCGCGCTGCTCGAGCGGGGCCTGGATGAACTCCCGGACGACATCCGCTGGCTCAGACTCGAGACGCTCGCCGAGAACGAGGCCGCGAAGCGGTTCTACGAGGCCCGCGGGTTCGAACGGACCGGCGCGGCCGAGGCAAAGATCGGCAACGAGTCGTACCCGACCACCGTCTACACGCTCGAACGGTGA
- a CDS encoding pyridoxamine 5'-phosphate oxidase family protein: MPVDAAIERRIKGAPLSAHLATSVDDRPHVAPVWYGYRDGTLYTLTGGKKLENVRQNPRVSVSIEKADPQSGVDWGVTMLGHATVVDDVDRIAAANRWVYAAYDDYETDGGDAVDADTDPGEPGVDYALLEIEIGSATLQDYD; this comes from the coding sequence ATGCCAGTCGACGCAGCGATCGAACGCCGGATCAAGGGGGCGCCGCTGTCGGCCCACCTGGCGACGTCGGTCGACGACCGACCCCACGTCGCCCCTGTCTGGTACGGCTACCGGGACGGCACGCTCTACACGCTGACCGGGGGGAAGAAACTGGAGAACGTCCGTCAGAACCCGCGGGTCTCGGTGTCCATCGAGAAGGCCGACCCCCAGAGCGGGGTCGACTGGGGCGTCACGATGCTCGGGCACGCGACCGTCGTCGACGACGTCGACCGGATCGCCGCGGCCAACCGCTGGGTGTACGCGGCCTACGACGACTACGAGACCGACGGCGGCGACGCGGTCGACGCCGATACCGACCCCGGCGAACCCGGCGTCGACTACGCGCTGCTGGAGATCGAGATCGGGTCCGCGACCCTGCAGGACTACGACTGA